In Torulaspora globosa chromosome 1, complete sequence, a genomic segment contains:
- a CDS encoding acetamidase/formamidase family protein: MAEYLVKIDLGKPAHGQAGVHNRWHPEIPAHATIKQNTSYKTECFDWTGGQVGNNDSADDIKYCDLTRIHYLSGPFFVEGCEPGDVLKVSIQDVQPLERQPWGYCGVFAKENGGGFLDKHYPKAAKAVFDFEGIYATSRHIPGVKFPGICHPGIIGVLPSHEVLAEWNSREASLVESHPHADFVMANLPVEHGAYAGAKATKEQQEEVAKNGARTIPGRPENGGNCDIKALTRGSTVYLPTYLPGGMLSIGDLHFSQGDGEISFCGAIEMAGCVTFSVSLIKNGMEKLSMKSPMYLPSPVAPQFGPDRYLTFEGFSVDEEGSQLCLDTTVAYRQTCLRVIEYLRRYGYNDYQIYLLLSTAPIEGHIAGIVDVPNSCTTIGLPMDIFDFDISPEAEAVKRNLGNCAFAKDDLEVGFPFIKQFN, translated from the coding sequence ATGGCAGAGTACCTTGTCAAGATCGATCTCGGTAAACCAGCTCACGGACAAGCAGGTGTTCACAATCGTTGGCACCCTGAGATTCCTGCTCATGCGACTATCAAGCAAAATACATCCTACAAGACTGAGTGTTTTGATTGGACTGGTGGTCAAGTTGGTAATAATGATTCAGCCGATGATATCAAGTACTGTGATTTGACAAGGATCCACTATCTGTCAGGACCATTTTTCGTTGAAGGTTGTGAACCGGGAGATGTGTTGAAAGTCAGTATTCAAGACGTGCAACCGCTTGAACGTCAACCGTGGGGCTACTGCGGTGTCTTTGCCAAAGAAAACGGTGGAGGCTTCCTCGACAAACATTATCCAAAAGCTGCCAAAGCTGTGTTCGACTTTGAAGGTATCTATGCTACTTCTCGCCATATCCCAGGTGTAAAGTTTCCAGGTATTTGTCATCCAGGTATTATTGGTGTCCTTCCAAGCCATGAAGTGCTAGCCGAATGGAACTCTCGTGAAGCTTCACTTGTTGAATCGCACCCACATGCTGACTTCGTAATGGCTAATTTACCTGTTGAACATGGGGCTTATGCAGGTGCCAAGGCCACAAAAGAACAGCAAGAGGAAGTTGCGAAGAACGGTGCACGCACTATTCCGGGCCGTCCTGAAAATGGAGGTAATTGTGACATCAAAGCTCTCACCAGAGGTTCCACAGTCTATCTACCGACTTATTTACCCGGTGGTATGCTTTCAATCGGTGACCTTCATTTCTCTCAAGGTGATGGTGAGATCAGCTTCTGTGGTGCTATTGAAATGGCAGGTTGCGTCACTTTCAGTGTCTCTCTTATCAAGAACGGTATGGAGAAACTATCAATGAAATCCCCAATGTACTTACCATCGCCTGTTGCCCCACAGTTTGGACCTGATCGTTACTTGACTTTCGAAGGATTCAgtgttgatgaagaaggtaGCCAACTATGTCTTGATACCACTGTTGCATACCGTCAAACATGTCTCCGGGTGATTGAGTATCTCCGTAGATACGGTTACAACGACTACCAGATCTATCTTCTCTTATCCACCGCGCCAATTGAAGGTCATATTGCTGGTATTGTTGATGTTCCAAACAGTTGTACTACGATTGGGTTGCCAATGGATatttttgactttgataTTTCTCCAGAGGCTGAAGCAGTTAAAAGAAACTTAGGTAACTGTGCGTTTGCCAAAGACGACCTGGAGGTAGGATTCCCattcatcaagcaatttaATTAA
- a CDS encoding sodium:solute symporter family protein, with protein sequence MAEPILEQAYGYCYILVLGAGFAALMIFITKVLSNFLGEKQNSESFTTSGRNTSSGLIASAVVSSWTWPGTLLTSSGMTYAYGICGGAWYSFAFTIQITFFAVVALEIKRKAPGAHTILEVVQARFGKVAHWVMLFYAMGTNVIISAMLLLGGCQAINVITGMHLVAAAMLLPLGVFVFTVIGGLKSTFISDWFHSIIIYLVIIISIFNTYTRSDKIGSIDKMYELITEVAKVHPSAGYKGSYLTWTNKTALLNGWNIVIGGFSTVFCDPSYSQKAIAAKPKASMVGYFIGGLCWLVIPLALSLASSLANLALVNDPSSPTYPDPVPTTLVDEGIPMLYGLYMTLGKSGCAAGLLMIWLAATSATSAELIGFSSVVTYDIYRAYINPRASGKQLVTVTHGCVTFFAIAMGGLTVLFNYIGITISWIITFIGVILGPGVFAFTLTLFWSRMTKLSIIVGPPLASIAALIGWCASAKSFYGAVNKDTLGQQYSCAVGNFVGLFGSLIFIGVISLLKPDEKPYDFDTLDDNFFVADDATVEEAVAMRIEDPKEKRELKKYSIYAQIIAWSLFFILIFLIPMPMYGQKYIYSKKFFRAWVIIVMIWLLIAAAFIILYPIYQSRHTLLKLLEIVQGKQEKEEKELLSAQASQVVEGVVVEVVLEAEKRKGDEI encoded by the coding sequence ATGGCTGAGCCAATTTTAGAACAAGCCTATGGATACTGTTATATCCTCGTCCTTGGCGCTGGATTCGCagccttgatgatcttcaTCACTAAAGTACTCTCGAATTTCCTCGGCGAGAAACAGAACTCTGAAAGCTTCACGACATCGGGAAGAAACACTTCATCTGGCCTGATTGCCTCTGCTGTGGTTTCTTCATGGACTTGGCCAGGCACACTGCTGACATCTAGTGGTATGACATACGCATATGGTATATGCGGAGGTGCTTGGTATTCGTTTGCTTTTACAATTCAGATAACATTTTTTGCAGTGGTGGCTCTAGAAATCAAACGGAAGGCCCCTGGTGCTCATACAATCCTGGAAGTCGTTCAAGCTAGATTTGGTAAGGTTGCTCACTGGGTGATGTTGTTTTATGCGATGGGTACTAATGTTATTATTTCAGCGATGCTCCTACTTGGCGGCTGCCAAGCTATCAATGTAATAACTGGTATGCATTTGGTTGCCGCTGCAATGCTTCTACCACTTGGAGTGTTTGTTTTCACTGTCATAGGCGGTCTGAAAAGTACTTTCATTTCAGATTGGTTTCACTCTATCATCATTTACCTGGTTATTATCATCAGTATCTTCAACACATATACTAGATCTGATAAAATTGGCTCAATTGATAAGATGTATGAGCTAATCACTGAAGTCGCAAAAGTTCACCCATCTGCTGGTTATAAAGGTTCTTATTTGACTTGGACTAACAAAACCGCTTTACTTAATGGCTGGAATATCGTCATTGGTGGGTTCTCGACTGTTTTTTGCGATCCTTCCTACTCTCAAAAAGCCATTGCTGCTAAACCAAAGGCTAGTATGGTTGGTTACTTTATCGGTGGTCTCTGTTGGTTGGTGATACCTCTGGCCCTTTCATTAGCTTCTTCGTTGGCCAACTTGGCTTTGGTTAATGATCCGTCGTCTCCGACTTATCCTGATCCTGTACCAACTACTTTAGTGGACGAAGGAATCCCAATGCTCTACGGGTTATACATGACTTTAGGTAAAAGTGGATGTGCTGCTGGTCTTCTCATGATCTGGCTTGCCGCAACCTCTGCTACCTCTGCTGAATTGATAGGGTTTTCATCAGTTGTAACTTACGACATTTACAGAGCCTACATTAACCCGCGAGCCTCTGGTAAACAGCTGGTTACTGTAACTCATGGATGTGTTACCTTTTTTGCCATCGCTATGGGAGGGTTAACTGTTTTGTTCAACTATATTGGGATAACTATCAGTTGGATTATTACATTTATTGGGGTCATTTTGGGACCAGGGGTCTTTGCTTTCACCTTGACCCTCTTCTGGAGTAGGATGACTAAACTTTCCATAATTGTTGGCCCACCTTTAGCGTCAATCGCTGCCTTGATAGGCTGGTGCGCGTCTGCCAAGTCTTTCTACGGTGCGGTTAACAAAGACACTCTTGGCCAACAGTATTCTTGTGCTGTCGGTAACTTTGTCGGTTTATTCGGATCTCTGATCTTCATTGGCGTTATCTCTCTGCTTAAGCCAGATGAAAAACCGTATGATTTTGATACCTTGGATGACAATTTTTTTGTTGCTGATGATGCCAcggttgaagaagctgttgctATGAGGATCGAGGatccaaaagagaaaagagaacTCAAAAAGTACTCGATTTACGCTCAGATCATCGCCTGGTCTCTTTTCTTTATTTTAATTTTCTTGATTCCTATGCCAATGTATGGCCAAAAATACATCTATTCCAAGAAATTTTTCCGTGCTTGGGTTATCATCGTAATGATCTGGTTATTGATCGCGGCCGCATTCATCATACTATATCCGATTTACCAAAGTAGGCATACCCTGCTCAAACTATTAGAAATTGTCCAAGGCAAAcaggagaaggaggagaaggaattATTATCAGCCCAAGCATCTCAAGTCGTCGAGGGAGTTGTCGTTGAAGTCGTCCTTGAGGCCGAAAAGCGGAAGGGTGATGAAATCTAA